The genomic window ACATTCCTGAGGAGTGAATGATTCGAACGCTTCAACAACAGCCTCAAGTAGTTCCTGCCAAGTTCTCTTTGCAGCTTGTCGTAAGTGAGTTTTGAATTTGGCAAAGGCCATTTCAATGGGGTTAAGATCTGGACTGTAAGCGGGAAGATAAACGAGCTTTGCACCCACTGCCTCAATAGCCTCTCTAACACCGTTGACTTTATGTGCAGGTAGGTTATCACAGATAACAATGTCATCTTTACTAAGCGTTGGGCAGAGGTGTTGGCTGATAGAGCCCACAAACATTTCCCCGTCTATAGCACCATCAATAAGCAAGGGTGCACTCAGTGCATTATATCTCAATGCCGCTAAAAAGGTGGAGCTGTTCCAGTGACCGTAAGGAACCTGGTCATGACAGCGCTCTCCTCGTAATGCTCTCCCGTAGAGGCCAGTCATTTTAGTGTTCACACCAGTCTCATCTAGAAATACAAGTTTCTGTGGATTCCAGACAAGCTGATCCCATTTCCATTGTTGACGCTTGATTGCTATATCAGCGCGTCCACGTTCGCTGGCCCGAAATGTTTTTTTAAAACTATAGCCCATCTTACACAGATGATAATGAAGTGTTGCCTGGCTAATACTTAACTTATATTGCTCATCGAGTCTCTCTCGCATTTGCTCCAAAGTCATCCCAGGGCTTTGCTTGATCCATTTGATGAGCTCTTTTTTGTATGTATGAAGTTTACTTTGGAGATGGCCTCCATGCTGTTTATAGTAAACTTCTCCTTTTTGTTTATATCTTTTCCAATATTGCCAGACTGTTGTTCTCTTAATCCCAAAGTTATGAGCTGCTTGACTTTGGCTCATTCCACCTTCAAGGGCCTGGATGACTTTATCTCTCAAATCCTTACTATATGCCTTCATCCTTAAGCTTATAATCTCAAACCTCTTAAATGTACAGCTTGTTGTTACTTAATCAGTAAATGCTCTAACTAAAACAGGAAATGAGATATGTCTGATAGTCAAAAGAATCTAAAACTTGCCAATATCTTAATGGGTATAGGCCTTATGTTACTTATCGTCCTCAGCGGGGTTGGAATAAGCGGTTTAATGGGATCAAACAGCGGTAACCTTGCTGTCATGAGCTTTTTCTATACAGCCATGATAGGACTGATCCCCTTAGGCTTGGGTTTCTCCATTGGCGCTATCTTCTGGATGATTATCTTAAAAAGAAAAGCGAATGCTGGAGACCCGACTCAAATCAAAGAACAAGCGGCTTAATTTTAAAAGATATCTTAACTAGCTTCTAAGCTTGCCTCCAGTGCTGCTAAGCACAGAGGCAACAATCTTGTCTTCCCACTTCGAGACATCCTTATCGGTCAAGGTCTTGTCTTTTGAGCGGTATATAAAAGCATAGGCCAATGATTTTTTAGAAGCATGCAATTTATCACCAGAGTCATCCTGAAATAAGTCAAAACATTTGACAGACTCTAATTCTTGGATATTGACTTTTTCGATTGCACGGAAAATATCTTGTTGCCGAACAGAACGTTCCACCTCAAAGGCAAGGTCTCTGCTCACTGAGGGATAGGAGGGCAGCGGTTGAAAACTCTTTTGCTTATAACCTTTTGAATGGTTAATCTTTAATTCTACTGCATAAACTTTCTGCTTGATATTAAAGCGTTTCAATAGGCTTCGATCTACTAAGCCAAAATCTTTTGGCACTTTAATCTCTGGAAAGGATAATGCCAAATGCTCTAAAATTCCCTTCAATGAGTAATGACTAACAAGCTTGCCTTCTTCCTCCCAACTGTTTAAACGTTCCTTGCCAGTAGCTATCAATAATAAATGTCGCTCTTCACGAAAATGACCTCCACGCGATAGGCAGACCGAGCCTATCTCAAATAAATGTAAATCTTGGTTACCCTTATCAATATTCATCTTGATAACCGTTAATGCAGACTCTAATAGATTAGATCTAAAATCTCCTAGGTCACTATTAAGAGGATTGTGTAAACTCACAGCACTACCTTGATCTTCTTCTTGAAGCGAAAGCAAACTGTAGTTAGAGATTTCATGATAGCCCAAACCGGCTAATTCATAACGCAAAAGCATTTCTCTATCGTACTTGCGGTCCGCATCGCTAGAATTACTTACAGCAATCTTTAAGCGTGACGGCACACGAGCTAATCCCTCAACTCTGGCAATTTCTTCAATAAGATCAATTTCACGCGATAAATCGACACGAAATGAAGGTATCGCCCAATTACCCTGATCTAATGATTTCAGACCAAGCGCTTCAAATATTTCCTTAACTCTAACTTCAGATACTTGATATCCTAAGAGAGCCTCAGCACGTTGATGATCCATATGAATTTCGGATAATCTATCAACAGCGGCGCTAGATTCAATGCTCTTGTGAACGACCTCGCCACCGGCTATTTCTAAAATAAGCTCAACGGCTCGCTCTCTTGCCCAATCTACCCCCTGAGGATCAACTCCGCGTTCAAAGCGATAAGAGGAATCACTGATTAAAGCTAGCCTACGAGACGTTCTTCGTACCGTCTTAGGCTCAAACTGAGCACTTTCCAGGAGAATACGTGTTGTTGAATCAGTAACTGAGCTAAGCAAACCACCCATTACACCTGCTAAGGCTATCACACCATTACTATCAGCTATGGTAAGGTCCTCTTGATTTAGTTCATAGCTTTCATGATCCAGGGCTTCAAATTTCTCTGCCTCCTTTGCTCTCCTCACGATGATTTTTTCATCAGCTAGCTTGTCTGCATCAAATGCATGAAGAGGCTGCCCATACTCAAATAGCACATAATTTGTAATATCAACTATGTTATTAACAGGCCTAAGTCCTATAGACTCTAACCTTTGCTTCATCCACTCAGGACTAGGACCAATGTGCACTCCATTTATTTCAACTGCTGTATAACGGGGACAGCCTTGCTTATCTTGAACATCAATAAGACGGCTTCCACTCTTTACTAAAGGCTCTACCTGAGGCTTAGCATAATCACGTTTTCTAGCACCACAGGCTATTAACTCACGTGAAACACCAATATAAGATAATAGATCGGATCTGTTGGGTGTCACTTCAAGTTCTAAAACTGTATCACCAAGATAAAGATCTTTCATGGACTGCCCCACCTTTGTCTCAGAATCTAGAATCAAAAGCCCCTCAGCGTCATCAGACAAACCAATCTCAGAACCAGCGCACATCATTCCCTCGGATACCTCACCTCTTAGCTTAGACTTTTTAATAGTGAAAGGCTTCGAAAATTTTTCTGAGGCGGGTATCACTGCTCCAGGCAAAGCCAAAGGAACCATATCACCTTCCTTAAAATTACTGGCACCGCACACAATTTGACGTACCTCTTGCCCATCATCAACTTGACAAAGACGGAGCCGATCAGCATTAGGATGCTGTTTAAAAGACAAAACCTTAGCAGTGACTATGTGGTCGATCGAAAAACCTGTTTCATGAACAGCTTCTACTTCTGTTCCACTCATGGTTAGTTTCTCTACAAGTTCAGAAAGCGACCAACTCCAAGAGCAATATTCCTCTAGCCAATTTAAACAAATTTTCATTCCGCCCTTTACTCATCTATAGACTCAAAAGCTTTGAGCCTGTCCCTTAAGCGTGCAGCCTGTTCATAGTTCTCTTCTTGGACCGCTGCCTCTAATTCTTTTCGTAATTGTGTAACTTCTTCAAAAATTTTAATAGCTTCCGAGCTTTTTTCGGGGATTTTCCCTGTATGTTTTCCACTCTTTTGCATCTCGGAA from Verrucomicrobiota bacterium includes these protein-coding regions:
- a CDS encoding IS630 family transposase, producing the protein MKAYSKDLRDKVIQALEGGMSQSQAAHNFGIKRTTVWQYWKRYKQKGEVYYKQHGGHLQSKLHTYKKELIKWIKQSPGMTLEQMRERLDEQYKLSISQATLHYHLCKMGYSFKKTFRASERGRADIAIKRQQWKWDQLVWNPQKLVFLDETGVNTKMTGLYGRALRGERCHDQVPYGHWNSSTFLAALRYNALSAPLLIDGAIDGEMFVGSISQHLCPTLSKDDIVICDNLPAHKVNGVREAIEAVGAKLVYLPAYSPDLNPIEMAFAKFKTHLRQAAKRTWQELLEAVVEAFESFTPQEC
- the pheT gene encoding phenylalanine--tRNA ligase subunit beta; the protein is MKICLNWLEEYCSWSWSLSELVEKLTMSGTEVEAVHETGFSIDHIVTAKVLSFKQHPNADRLRLCQVDDGQEVRQIVCGASNFKEGDMVPLALPGAVIPASEKFSKPFTIKKSKLRGEVSEGMMCAGSEIGLSDDAEGLLILDSETKVGQSMKDLYLGDTVLELEVTPNRSDLLSYIGVSRELIACGARKRDYAKPQVEPLVKSGSRLIDVQDKQGCPRYTAVEINGVHIGPSPEWMKQRLESIGLRPVNNIVDITNYVLFEYGQPLHAFDADKLADEKIIVRRAKEAEKFEALDHESYELNQEDLTIADSNGVIALAGVMGGLLSSVTDSTTRILLESAQFEPKTVRRTSRRLALISDSSYRFERGVDPQGVDWARERAVELILEIAGGEVVHKSIESSAAVDRLSEIHMDHQRAEALLGYQVSEVRVKEIFEALGLKSLDQGNWAIPSFRVDLSREIDLIEEIARVEGLARVPSRLKIAVSNSSDADRKYDREMLLRYELAGLGYHEISNYSLLSLQEEDQGSAVSLHNPLNSDLGDFRSNLLESALTVIKMNIDKGNQDLHLFEIGSVCLSRGGHFREERHLLLIATGKERLNSWEEEGKLVSHYSLKGILEHLALSFPEIKVPKDFGLVDRSLLKRFNIKQKVYAVELKINHSKGYKQKSFQPLPSYPSVSRDLAFEVERSVRQQDIFRAIEKVNIQELESVKCFDLFQDDSGDKLHASKKSLAYAFIYRSKDKTLTDKDVSKWEDKIVASVLSSTGGKLRS